Proteins from one Planctomyces sp. SH-PL62 genomic window:
- a CDS encoding response regulator has protein sequence MATGLKVLIVDDNVDAANMFAMLIQFEGHDVRTAFNGTDAIESVRTFIPDAVFLDISLPDINGYRVAEQLRQIPELGRSMLVAMTGFSNDGDLDRSRQAGFDHHVVKPADYEHVKQLLDQAACRK, from the coding sequence GTGGCGACGGGATTGAAAGTCCTGATCGTCGATGACAACGTCGACGCCGCGAATATGTTCGCGATGCTCATCCAGTTCGAGGGCCATGACGTTAGGACGGCGTTCAATGGGACCGACGCGATCGAGTCGGTCCGCACCTTCATCCCCGACGCCGTCTTCCTGGACATCAGCCTTCCCGATATCAACGGCTATCGCGTCGCCGAGCAACTGCGCCAGATCCCCGAGCTCGGCCGGAGCATGCTCGTGGCGATGACCGGCTTCAGCAACGACGGCGACCTGGATCGGTCCCGGCAGGCCGGGTTCGACCACCACGTCGTCAAGCCGGCGGACTACGAACACGTGAAGCAACTGCTAGACCAGGCCGCCTGTCGGAAGTAA